One part of the Magallana gigas chromosome 5, xbMagGiga1.1, whole genome shotgun sequence genome encodes these proteins:
- the LOC105317334 gene encoding uncharacterized protein, with amino-acid sequence MQENMPEFNSIDVDASGHRHLLLYTDHQLELLGNAKTWYMDATFRVVNRPWVQLFTINSFIRSGTHMKQVPLMYCFMSSKRKADYYEVLRTVDHLLLDQIKLQSFVVYFEAALWRALRDRFPAYTIQGCVFYWTQAVYRKVQELGLQRAYNERRVVFSFIRQVLALPFLPPEHVEETFHHLDRKANNDQLDSLLEYVWCQWIRNPTFPVKNWSVFMLSVRTNNDLEGWHNRFNNRVNRSGKVPFYLLLVELYGEAKNIPLIARLLSEGKMERINRKRYSKLNGKLSKAWEDYNNRVISLMVSKISSASMCFSVWAYHQVNGRDCSQLSLCMFINLSDCETT; translated from the exons ATGCAAGAAAACATGCCCGAATTTAACTCCATTGATGTGGATGCCTCTGGACATCGACATCTTCTGTTATACACAGATCACCAGTTGGAGCTGCTGGGAAACGCAAAGACTTGGTATATGGACGCCACATTTAGAGTAGTGAACCGTCCCTGGGTTCAACTATTTACCATCAACTCCTTTATCAGAAGTGGGACTCACATGAAGCAAGTCCCCCTAATGTACTGTTTCATGTCCAGCAAGAGAAAGGCTGATTATTATGAG GTTTTGAGGACAGTTGACCACCTGCTTCTAGACCAGATCAAACTTCAGTCATTTGTAGTGTATTTCGAAGCTGCTCTGTGGAGGGCCCTGCGGGACCGCTTCCCCGCCTATACTATCCAAGGATGCGTTTTCTATTGGACACAAGCCGTGTATCGAAAGGTCCAGGAATTGGGTTTGCAG AGAGCGTACAATGAACGAAGAGTTGTCTTTTCATTCATCAGACAGGTCCTTGCCTTGCCTTTCCTGCCACCGGAGCATGTCGAGGAAACATTTCACCAccttgacagaaaagctaacaACGACCAGCTAGATTCCTTATTGGAGTATGTATGGTGTCAGTGGATCCGTAACCCAACCTTCCCCGTCAAGAATTGGTCTGTGTTCATGCTTTCAGTCCGTACAAACAACGACCTTGAAGGGTGGCACAACCGGTTCAATAACAGAGTTAATCGCTCGGGTAAAGTTCCGTTCTACCTTCTCCTTGTGGAACTTTATGGTGAAGCAAAGAACATTCCATTGATTGCCAGACTACTGTCAGAAGGAAAGATGGAGAGGATCAACAGGAAGAGGTACAGCAAGCTAAATGGCAAGTTATCCAAGGCGTGGGAAGACTATAACAACAGAGTGATATCTCTGATGGTTTCCAAGATCAGCTCTGCGAGCATGTGCTTCTCTGTATGGGCCTACCACCAAGTGAATGGACGTGATTGTTCTCAATTAAGTCTGTGCATGTTTATCAACTTAAGTGATTGTGAGACAACTTAG